A single region of the Triticum dicoccoides isolate Atlit2015 ecotype Zavitan chromosome 2B, WEW_v2.0, whole genome shotgun sequence genome encodes:
- the LOC119365255 gene encoding putative cis-zeatin O-glucosyltransferase, protein MGRAEHAMEPVAVVAVPFPAQGHLNQLLHLSLQLASRRVDVHYAAPAQHIGQARARVHGWGEEALRSIQFHDLGIPSYVSPPPDPTADSPFPSHLMPMFKAYIAGARAPLAAILDKLSGSYRRIVVVHDPINAFAAEEAARLPNGEALGLHCLAVSMLVGRMDANHRLLRENGLVYSAIEQCATKEFVEYANRARPAKDISPGAGILANTCRALEGDFVDVVAGHLAADGKKLFAIGPLNPLLDASAPKESKQRHECLNWLDEQPPASVLYVSFGTTSSLRAEQIEELAAALRGSNQRFIWVLRDADRGNIFAEAGESSHEKVLSGFTKHTEGRGLVITGWAPQLEILAHTATAAFMSHCGWNSTMESLSHGKPILAWPMHCDQPWDAELVCNYLKAGILVRPWEKHSEVVTAKAIQEVIEEAMLSDKGMAVRQRASALGEAVRASVVDGGPSRQDLDDFTAYITR, encoded by the coding sequence ATGGGGAGAGCAGAGCACGCAATGGAGCCTGTGGCCGTCGTGGCGGTGCCGTTCCCGGCGCAGGGGCACCTCAACCAGCTGCTGCACCTGTCTCTGCAGCTCGCGTCGCGCCGGGTGGACGTGCACTACGCCGCGCCCGCGCAGCACATCGGGCAGGCGCGCGCGCGCGTGCACGGCTGGGGCGAGGAGGCGCTCCGGTCCATCCAGTTCCACGACCTCGGCATCCCCAGCTATGTCTCCCCGCCCCCGGACCCCACCGCCGACTCGCCCTTCCCCTCCCACCTCATGCCCATGTTCAAGGCCTACATCGCCGGCGCGCGCGCCCCGCTCGCGGCTATCCTCGACAAGCTTTCCGGCTCCTACCGCCGCATAGTCGTAGTGCACGACCCCATCAACGCcttcgccgccgaggaggccgcgcggctGCCCAACGGCGAGGCGCTCGGGCTGCACTGCTTGGCCGTGTCCATGCTCGTTGGAAGAATGGACGCCAACCACCGGCTACTCCGAGAGAACGGCCTGGTCTACAGCGCCATTGAGCAGTGTGCGACCAAGGAGTTCGTGGAGTACGCCAACCGGGCCAGACCGGCGAAAGACATCTCGCCCGGCGCGGGCATCCTGGCAAACACATGCCGCGCGCTCGAGGGTGATTTCGTCGACGTTGTCGCCGGGCACCTGGCCGCCGACGGCAAGAAGCTCTTCGCCATCGGGCCGTTAAACCCACTGCTTGACGCCAGCGCACCGAAGGAGAGCAAGCAGCGGCACGAGTGCCTGAACTGGCTGGACGAGCAGCCTCCGGCGTCGGTGCTGTATGTGTCCTTCGGCACGACGTCGTCCCTGCGAGCCGAGCAAATCGAGGAGCTTGCAGCAGCACTGCGCGGCAGCAACCAACGCTTCATCTGGGTGCTGCGTGACGCGGACCGCGGCAACATATTCGCGGAGGCCGGCGAGAGCAGCCACGAGAAGGTGCTGTCAGGGTTCACCAAGCACACCGAAGGGAGGGGGCTGGTGATCACCGGGTGGGCGCCGCAGCTAGAGATCCTAGCGCACACCGCCACGGCGGCGTTCATGAGCCATTGTGGCTGGAACTCGACCATGGAGAGCCTGAGCCACGGCAAGCCGATTCTCGCCTGGCCCATGCACTGCGACCAGCCGTGGGACGCGGAGCTTGTCTGCAACTATCTCAAGGCCGGCATCCTCGTGCGCCCATGGGAGAAGCACAGTGAGGTGGTCACGGCGAAGGCCATCCAGGAAGTCATCGAGGAGGCCATGCTCTCCGACAAAGGAATGGCCGTGCGGCAACGGGCAAGTGCACTGGGGGAGGCCGTCCGCGCCTCCGTGGTTGACGGCGGTCCGTCGCGCCAGGACCTAGATGA